A window of bacterium contains these coding sequences:
- a CDS encoding 7-carboxy-7-deazaguanine synthase QueE, producing MNVTEIFSSIQGESTLQGLPCVFVRLTGCNLSCRYCDTVYAREGGTAMTLEEIVHEVTMFDIPFVCITGGEPLIHHDTFRLVRTLIELGYLVSVETNGTIDASPLHREARRIIDIKCPGSGE from the coding sequence ATGAACGTAACCGAGATATTTTCAAGCATTCAGGGGGAATCGACCCTTCAGGGACTTCCTTGTGTGTTTGTGAGGCTTACCGGATGTAATCTCTCCTGCCGGTACTGCGATACCGTGTATGCCCGTGAAGGCGGAACCGCCATGACTCTGGAGGAGATCGTTCATGAGGTTACGATGTTTGATATCCCGTTTGTCTGCATCACCGGCGGAGAACCGCTCATCCACCATGATACCTTCCGGCTTGTCCGGACACTTATCGAGCTCGGATATCTGGTCAGCGTGGAAACGAACGGCACGATCGATGCTTCGCCTCTGCACAGGGAAGCGCGGCGTATTATCGACATCAAGTGCCCGGGAAGCGGAGAAGA